One genomic region from Harpia harpyja isolate bHarHar1 chromosome 1, bHarHar1 primary haplotype, whole genome shotgun sequence encodes:
- the FAM217B gene encoding protein FAM217B isoform X1: MGPGIQEYPLLLHRETQKKESQINENHKGTVNYSNGRSHPSTKGLNKPVSHVKSSPGRLGKNVSSATEKISHDTQRGNQPSIFKKGRNQLDDNSQSKRITGVCTSLHRVQGPKRSLPERRQNESFLHRIPPSIKGSTQGSFCRVKDVPMQHFYCSKKEQLEKNHEEHVAQAGPRSSKWQEASVDEMFLDFESVQIIKEDAEDDSASDLSDSERIPIPPSPCTPPELILRAEEIDPVCLEHVSDMGFKESEYYYPDFLPPPFNSWNLKQLAIFVNVEGKTEFRPKPTGFLEKYIDRLLQLEWLQMQTVQNEKGKAAKARPQTAPGSIRTLKSPGKGKALLSPLPNKQVVPQESITKLPRSYAGHRGDSYCEESRQLYSHTGHLKFSERVGCAMSSQRQSGEVRSELIKKPTAKQQLLNMQPPENSTKIQSVGNIRPPKQTPVFHGSAAPIKGLKTYACTNPKKNGNANNYVPSKKPTGDRKIKTNGTKQTSCKFK; this comes from the exons atgggACCAGGCATTCAAGAATATCCCTTATTACTGcacagagagacacagaaaaaggaaagccaaATCAATGAAAACCACAAAGGAACGGTAaa TTACAGTAATGGAAGAAGCCATCCGAGCACCAAAGGACTAAATAAACCAGTTTCTCATGTGAAATCTTCTCCTGGAAGATTAGGCAAAAATGTATCAAGTGCCACTGAAAAG ATTTCCCATGACACTCAACGTGGTAACCAACCAAGTatttttaagaagggaagaaaccaGCTGGATGACAATTCTCAGTCAAAAAG gaTCACGGGTGTTTGCACGTCACTGCACAGAGTACAAGGACCAAAGAGGAGTCTCCCAGAAAGAAGGCAAAATGAATCTTTTCTGCACAGGATCCCTCCTAGCATAAAGGGCAGCACACAAGGTAGCTTCTGTAGGGTTAAAGATGTCCCAatgcaacatttttattgcagtaaAAAAGAACAGTTGGAAAAGAATCACGAAGAACATGTTGCTCAAGCTGGTCCACGCTCTTCTAAATGGCAAGAAGCATCTGTAGATGAAATGTTTCTTGATTTTGAGTCAGTACAAATTATTAAAGAAGATGCTGAAGATGATAGTGCCAGTGATCTGTCTGATTCAGAAAGGATTCCCATTCCCCCGTCCCCCTGCACACCACCAGAACTCATTCTCAGAGCTGAAGAAATTGATCCAGTTTGTTTGGAACATGTCTCTGATATGGGTTTTAAAGAATCAGAATATTACTACCCAgacttcctcccaccccctttcAACTCATGGAACTTGAAGCAATTAGCCATCTTTGTTAATGTAGAGGGTAAAACGGAATTTCGACCAAAGCCAACAGGATTTCTTGAGAAATACATTGATCGCCTTTTGCAGCTGGAATGgctgcaaatgcagactgtacaGAATGAGAAAGGAAAGGCGGCCAAAGCCAGGCCACAGACTGCTCCCGGCTCCATCCGTACCCTAAAAAGTCCTGGCAAAGGCAAAGCATTGCTCAGCCCTTTGCCTAACAAGCAAGTGGTTCCCCAAGAAAGTATTACAAAGCTGCCCAGAAGCTATGCAGGTCACAGGGGAGATTCATACTGTGAAGAAAGTCGCCAGTTATATTCTCATACAGGTCACCTGAAATTTTCTGAGAGAGTGGGATGTGCAATGTCTTCTCAGAGACAATCTGGTGAAGTAAGGAGTGAACTGATAAAAAAACCAACTGCAAAGCAACAGCTTCTCAATATGCAGCCCCCTGAGAACAGTACTAAAATTCAAAGTGTTGGTAATATCAGACCCCCTAAGCAAACCCCAGTATTTCATGGTTCAGCTGCTCCCATCAAAGGCTTAAAAACATACGCATGtacaaatccaaagaaaaatGGCAATGCCAACAATTATGTTCCTTCTAAAAAACCAACAGgggacaggaaaataaaaacaaatggcaCGAAACAAACATCATGcaaatttaaatga
- the FAM217B gene encoding protein FAM217B isoform X2 — MKTTKERYSNGRSHPSTKGLNKPVSHVKSSPGRLGKNVSSATEKISHDTQRGNQPSIFKKGRNQLDDNSQSKRITGVCTSLHRVQGPKRSLPERRQNESFLHRIPPSIKGSTQGSFCRVKDVPMQHFYCSKKEQLEKNHEEHVAQAGPRSSKWQEASVDEMFLDFESVQIIKEDAEDDSASDLSDSERIPIPPSPCTPPELILRAEEIDPVCLEHVSDMGFKESEYYYPDFLPPPFNSWNLKQLAIFVNVEGKTEFRPKPTGFLEKYIDRLLQLEWLQMQTVQNEKGKAAKARPQTAPGSIRTLKSPGKGKALLSPLPNKQVVPQESITKLPRSYAGHRGDSYCEESRQLYSHTGHLKFSERVGCAMSSQRQSGEVRSELIKKPTAKQQLLNMQPPENSTKIQSVGNIRPPKQTPVFHGSAAPIKGLKTYACTNPKKNGNANNYVPSKKPTGDRKIKTNGTKQTSCKFK, encoded by the exons ATGAAAACCACAAAGGAACG TTACAGTAATGGAAGAAGCCATCCGAGCACCAAAGGACTAAATAAACCAGTTTCTCATGTGAAATCTTCTCCTGGAAGATTAGGCAAAAATGTATCAAGTGCCACTGAAAAG ATTTCCCATGACACTCAACGTGGTAACCAACCAAGTatttttaagaagggaagaaaccaGCTGGATGACAATTCTCAGTCAAAAAG gaTCACGGGTGTTTGCACGTCACTGCACAGAGTACAAGGACCAAAGAGGAGTCTCCCAGAAAGAAGGCAAAATGAATCTTTTCTGCACAGGATCCCTCCTAGCATAAAGGGCAGCACACAAGGTAGCTTCTGTAGGGTTAAAGATGTCCCAatgcaacatttttattgcagtaaAAAAGAACAGTTGGAAAAGAATCACGAAGAACATGTTGCTCAAGCTGGTCCACGCTCTTCTAAATGGCAAGAAGCATCTGTAGATGAAATGTTTCTTGATTTTGAGTCAGTACAAATTATTAAAGAAGATGCTGAAGATGATAGTGCCAGTGATCTGTCTGATTCAGAAAGGATTCCCATTCCCCCGTCCCCCTGCACACCACCAGAACTCATTCTCAGAGCTGAAGAAATTGATCCAGTTTGTTTGGAACATGTCTCTGATATGGGTTTTAAAGAATCAGAATATTACTACCCAgacttcctcccaccccctttcAACTCATGGAACTTGAAGCAATTAGCCATCTTTGTTAATGTAGAGGGTAAAACGGAATTTCGACCAAAGCCAACAGGATTTCTTGAGAAATACATTGATCGCCTTTTGCAGCTGGAATGgctgcaaatgcagactgtacaGAATGAGAAAGGAAAGGCGGCCAAAGCCAGGCCACAGACTGCTCCCGGCTCCATCCGTACCCTAAAAAGTCCTGGCAAAGGCAAAGCATTGCTCAGCCCTTTGCCTAACAAGCAAGTGGTTCCCCAAGAAAGTATTACAAAGCTGCCCAGAAGCTATGCAGGTCACAGGGGAGATTCATACTGTGAAGAAAGTCGCCAGTTATATTCTCATACAGGTCACCTGAAATTTTCTGAGAGAGTGGGATGTGCAATGTCTTCTCAGAGACAATCTGGTGAAGTAAGGAGTGAACTGATAAAAAAACCAACTGCAAAGCAACAGCTTCTCAATATGCAGCCCCCTGAGAACAGTACTAAAATTCAAAGTGTTGGTAATATCAGACCCCCTAAGCAAACCCCAGTATTTCATGGTTCAGCTGCTCCCATCAAAGGCTTAAAAACATACGCATGtacaaatccaaagaaaaatGGCAATGCCAACAATTATGTTCCTTCTAAAAAACCAACAGgggacaggaaaataaaaacaaatggcaCGAAACAAACATCATGcaaatttaaatga
- the PPP1R3D gene encoding protein phosphatase 1 regulatory subunit 3D, which translates to MEVRGPRRNPSYLSDLYQNMLRAEEAPGQGQQQPPAVHTSSSLTLRSSTPAKGGPQPNKLQSSTSSSCDPALRPIIRRRARSLPASTERRKLTAVQRQVPGCQSRMNRVRFADALGLELTEVKVFQTGEDPSIPLHVLSRLSINSDLWYSSSDLEFTMQCLVPDFQQPADCMDFSSRLQEQQVCLERVTSSDLGLSGTIQVRNVAFEKRVSVRYTFNQWKSLHEVCAHWHSSIPEKNGQDQVDVFTFFLPVPPFLLQLSSVVQFAARYQVNGQEYWDNNRGKNYSLTCRSHPLKMPRECEESWIHFI; encoded by the coding sequence ATGGAGGTACGTGGTCCTCGGAGGAATCCCAGCTACCTCTCTGATCTCTATCAGAACATGTTACGGGCTGAAGAAGCACCAGgacaagggcagcagcagcccccagcagtcCATACGAGTAGCAGCCTGACTCTTCGGAGCAGTACCCCAGCCAAGGGGGGCCCTCAGCCAAATAAGCTTCAGAGCAGCACTTCCTCCAGCTGTGATCCAGCATTACGGCCTATCATACGCCGCCGAGCAAGATCTTTGCCTGCATCGACCGAAAGAAGGAAGCTTACAGCAGTGCAGCGTCAAGTTCCTGGATGCCAGAGTCGTATGAACAGGGTGAGATTTGCTGATGCTTTGGGCTTGGAGCTCACTGAAGTGAAAGTCTTCCAGACTGGGGAGGATCCATCGATCCCCTTGCATGTCCTTTCCAGGCTCTCCATAAACTCAGACCTGTGGTACAGCAGCTCAGACTTGGAGTTTACTATGCAGTGCTTGGTCCCTGACTTCCAGCAGCCTGCAGACTGTATGGATTTCTCGTCCCGACTTCAGGAGCAGCAGGTGTGTCTTGAACGAGTGACCAGCTCAGATTTGGGGCTCAGTGGCACCATCCAGGTTCGCAATGTTGCTTTTGAGAAGCGCGTATCTGTGCGATATACCTTCAACCAGTGGAAAAGCCTGCACGAAGTGTGTGCTCATTGGCACAGTAGCATCCCTGAGAAAAACGGGCAGGATCAGGTCgatgttttcactttctttctccctgtgcctcctttcctccttcaGCTGTCCTCTGTAGTCCAGTTTGCAGCAAGGTACCAAGTCAATGGCCAGGAGTACTGGGATAACAACAGAGGCAAAAACTACAGTCTCACCTGCCGGTCTCACCCCCTTAAGATGCCTAGAGAATGTGAGGAGAGCTGGATCCACTTCATCTGA